Proteins from one Candidatus Culexarchaeum yellowstonense genomic window:
- a CDS encoding glycosyltransferase family 4 protein, which yields MKVSFILPHDFRFSQWSITDFIKKHHFSKNYLEAVGKKGVKTTLYCFHQDILDAIKVDNICFLPVEFRFPPFMSFGNDFSEKIMGEILQDRPDIIHVFNYYVWCYPSLIHKLTSKKIPTVAQFHGIVDNFSIFKLLFFRRLYKKTSLFLTSFICEAEKIIKVLRVSHKQVKLFPNVGVSLRLFKPYEKSSNPTLLYVGRFPNNIRNKWEKNPFLVIKLFEILKKKFANLNLLMVGEGPGLSKIKSYVDKKEINKDVLFKGYIKHCHLPQIYSNAWFTVIPMYFPEMTYLWDGSLKESLACETPVIIFGDHFKLNEWGLMIPYNRSSALAEKLPSIFSRYDEYFSNMSYVRKLLEKYCSWENVSKHLINTYETIIRGKCG from the coding sequence ATGAAAGTTTCATTTATACTTCCTCATGATTTCAGATTCTCTCAATGGAGTATAACAGATTTCATTAAAAAACATCATTTCTCAAAAAATTATCTTGAAGCTGTTGGAAAGAAAGGTGTTAAAACAACACTTTACTGCTTTCATCAAGATATTTTGGATGCCATCAAAGTGGATAATATATGTTTCCTTCCAGTAGAGTTTCGATTCCCTCCATTTATGAGTTTTGGAAATGACTTCTCAGAGAAGATAATGGGAGAAATACTTCAAGACAGACCTGATATCATTCATGTATTTAATTACTATGTGTGGTGTTATCCTTCCCTAATTCATAAACTTACCAGTAAGAAAATACCAACAGTGGCTCAGTTCCATGGAATAGTAGATAATTTTTCAATATTTAAATTACTGTTTTTCCGGCGTTTGTATAAAAAAACTAGTCTATTTTTAACTTCTTTTATCTGTGAAGCAGAGAAGATCATAAAAGTATTGAGGGTAAGCCATAAACAGGTTAAATTATTTCCGAATGTTGGAGTATCACTTAGACTTTTTAAACCATATGAAAAGTCTTCAAACCCTACACTACTTTACGTGGGACGATTCCCAAACAATATTAGAAATAAATGGGAAAAAAATCCATTTCTAGTCATAAAATTATTTGAAATTCTTAAAAAAAAGTTTGCTAATCTAAATCTTTTAATGGTTGGGGAAGGTCCCGGCTTATCCAAAATAAAAAGTTATGTAGATAAAAAGGAAATTAACAAGGATGTGCTGTTTAAAGGTTATATTAAACATTGCCATTTGCCTCAGATATATTCAAACGCATGGTTTACAGTGATTCCAATGTATTTTCCGGAAATGACATATCTTTGGGATGGTAGTTTGAAAGAGTCTTTGGCATGCGAAACCCCGGTAATTATATTTGGAGATCATTTTAAACTTAATGAATGGGGTTTAATGATCCCTTATAACAGAAGTAGCGCATTAGCCGAAAAATTACCGAGCATATTTTCCCGATATGATGAATACTTCAGTAATATGAGTTATGTGAGAAAATTATTAGAGAAATACTGTTCATGGGAGAACGTATCGAAACATCTTATTAATACTTACGAAACGATTATTAGAGGTAAATGTGGATGA
- a CDS encoding S8 family serine peptidase: MGWHADDGCWEYALPFPFALYGINYTEIYVSSNGLITFLGPDYSFSNSIDNLAYKLAIAPAWDDWRTDRRPGDDIYIWQPTPDSLIIRWKVVAFYNNSIEANFEAVLCQNGTIKFNYGPSNGYVSATAGISNGGGSIIAEDLNNLNYIDTRIFTPYSSSALLSGVAPGALLMNVKVLNRYGWGWESWVINGVEWAVLNEADVISMSLGDGYTAGDDPLSQMCDWAVSQGVTVVVAAGNSGPRYWTTTSPGTAFNVITAGASDKNDRIAGFSSRGPTYDFRIKPDLVAPGVGIWAALAKNSLIEYWANQSWIPGIDVDGDGRYDYVQLSGTSMATPHVSGAAAILLQKFPDLNPADAKDILLSTANWLPAYNVYEQGSGRLNVSYAVSPVLYLSPAQINLKTPNASVVNTTITLTSLWNENVTLRFDVVVSSVDNPGLDIPSDAFYIANGTIVLPAGGKANVTFVANFTSLPSCDLWGLINVINATGGNILAHGVFSAFNHWHKLTVQKIDIYGNPAGDNVVIVFYNESRYRPLTGGYMWYGYTDSNGMMSVYLPEGFYNVATSRYGDGKVYAIIRQVQLTSDVTIVLDERETNEVRFESSQSLTPTEKIIICGVPIYEVYSGWTYLYMFGWLIYYPSSLSDYMLTPYPSILSYKLVPSDKVNPSYPDLLESDILYMPTAFFENVTSPKIISPDYIMSTSIEYRTYATPMVSAETSWNQWMYGEYNGSWYGLYIWSLSYKVNIPKIIKVRMNPFWLGTSLDWMELNVNVWKYRDLPGVITPYWSYYAYAPLKYLYEAGKYESRLYLTAEPECRMADALFELSNGRLISINFWSRQKGALNWTYCSFSDATYYDVKVFVNGTDITDLVSKYWWWGGPSIGAWTESINFSLPAKVEVLHNFTRIHTLSNSISAKHTFIVENWGNGWYYHVPLQLDYERGIEVVGLDANNTLTAIKPVIVKVYAHSYYDLTHAALKYRLGDAWYNSTLLSGSLIGGYHELTFALDPMVNNTFVDLSIYLRDIKGNEMEQNISRAFYVEKIYPYGVVEINGLVRTQEGLSCPGLRVELRDYLNGTLYAWNYTDASGRYRLTLSVSVYLEVYLDIPEVPEGYFNYTSGFFDISPWWGRFYERNITLTRFYPGTSVLLVVDNDGLFHVAPGVNYSAIIQVLDELQLPYSVWLEKDQGMPPLSLLRGSRSIFWHTGTYWYCAIEPRDRMHLLELLNDGSLSLIVEGEDVGYDFGNDFFLENVLHANYLVDDSGVSGLHVTNPLHPIAQGLPDIFIFPTKPPWLDGVSPISGAVEILRYFDTVSGEDTPYSALIAYESDRIRIAYVTFPIHWLDEIVKTKLIRNLVLWSSQARTLADFPEPYVDLSKKIILSTIIVGNSDPHGPCGGAHTLDTVGGMMVAVQLGYSGNAETGRFYLDTDIAWYNSSEAKVYFWPVDIGNIITIGGPGINMITWRYFANPWYAPAYYQYVDGEWVLITPNNIYNSSEWVSPGKDLALVESIYVPEEGRYVLVASGFGGDGTRAASLILQLSGTSKEIIPLEGTAMIIQWIDSNNNAKVDADDTWNLLEIVP, from the coding sequence ATGGGTTGGCATGCGGATGACGGATGCTGGGAGTATGCGCTGCCTTTCCCATTCGCCTTATACGGTATAAATTATACTGAGATTTATGTTTCGAGTAATGGGTTAATAACCTTCCTCGGGCCGGATTATAGCTTTTCAAATAGCATTGACAATTTAGCCTATAAGCTGGCTATTGCCCCCGCTTGGGATGACTGGCGCACAGACAGACGACCTGGAGACGACATTTACATTTGGCAACCTACCCCTGACTCTCTTATCATTAGGTGGAAAGTTGTTGCCTTCTACAATAATAGCATAGAGGCGAACTTTGAAGCGGTGCTTTGCCAAAATGGGACAATAAAGTTCAACTATGGTCCCAGTAACGGTTACGTATCGGCAACGGCTGGAATTTCAAACGGCGGTGGCAGCATAATTGCGGAGGACCTAAACAACCTTAACTATATCGACACTAGAATCTTTACACCATACTCTAGCAGCGCTCTTCTAAGTGGAGTTGCCCCAGGAGCCTTACTCATGAACGTGAAAGTCTTAAACAGGTATGGGTGGGGATGGGAGAGCTGGGTGATAAATGGAGTGGAATGGGCGGTTTTAAATGAAGCTGATGTAATATCAATGAGTCTTGGAGACGGCTATACTGCTGGTGATGATCCACTCTCCCAGATGTGCGATTGGGCCGTCAGCCAAGGCGTTACTGTGGTGGTTGCTGCTGGAAACTCGGGACCCAGATACTGGACGACGACTTCTCCGGGAACAGCATTTAATGTGATAACCGCCGGAGCCTCTGATAAGAATGATAGAATAGCAGGGTTCAGTAGTAGGGGTCCAACATATGATTTTAGGATTAAGCCGGACCTCGTTGCTCCAGGCGTGGGCATCTGGGCTGCTTTGGCTAAAAACTCCCTTATAGAATATTGGGCTAACCAATCTTGGATCCCCGGTATAGATGTGGACGGCGATGGGCGCTATGATTATGTTCAACTCAGCGGAACAAGCATGGCAACTCCACACGTGTCAGGCGCGGCGGCAATATTACTACAGAAGTTCCCAGACTTAAATCCAGCAGACGCTAAGGACATCCTGCTGTCCACCGCTAACTGGCTTCCTGCGTATAACGTGTATGAGCAGGGCTCTGGAAGATTAAACGTCTCATATGCGGTTAGCCCAGTGCTTTACTTGAGCCCGGCCCAAATAAACCTAAAAACCCCAAACGCAAGTGTAGTCAATACTACGATAACTTTAACCAGCCTATGGAATGAGAATGTTACTTTACGCTTTGACGTAGTTGTCTCTAGCGTGGATAATCCAGGATTAGATATTCCAAGCGATGCCTTTTATATTGCCAACGGAACCATAGTGCTCCCGGCTGGAGGCAAAGCTAATGTGACGTTCGTGGCAAACTTCACGTCGCTTCCAAGCTGCGACCTCTGGGGCTTAATAAATGTTATAAACGCTACTGGAGGCAATATTTTAGCCCATGGGGTCTTCTCAGCCTTCAATCACTGGCACAAGCTGACTGTGCAGAAGATAGATATTTATGGCAACCCGGCTGGAGATAATGTTGTAATCGTGTTTTATAACGAGTCTCGTTATCGTCCCTTAACTGGGGGCTATATGTGGTATGGTTATACTGATTCCAACGGAATGATGAGCGTATACTTGCCGGAAGGCTTCTATAACGTGGCGACATCCAGATATGGAGATGGGAAAGTATACGCAATAATAAGGCAGGTTCAATTAACATCTGACGTGACGATAGTTCTCGATGAAAGGGAGACGAATGAGGTTAGATTTGAAAGCAGCCAAAGCCTTACTCCAACCGAAAAAATAATCATATGCGGCGTACCAATCTACGAGGTTTATTCGGGATGGACTTACTTATATATGTTTGGCTGGTTGATATACTACCCCTCATCCCTCAGCGACTATATGCTTACGCCATACCCATCTATCCTGAGCTATAAGCTCGTCCCAAGCGATAAGGTTAACCCATCCTACCCTGACCTACTTGAATCCGACATACTCTATATGCCCACAGCATTCTTTGAAAACGTAACTTCACCCAAGATAATTAGCCCAGACTACATAATGTCGACAAGCATAGAATATAGAACTTATGCAACGCCAATGGTCTCCGCTGAGACAAGCTGGAATCAATGGATGTATGGGGAATATAACGGAAGCTGGTATGGCCTTTACATCTGGTCTCTTAGCTATAAGGTGAATATACCGAAGATTATAAAGGTGAGGATGAACCCATTCTGGCTTGGCACTAGCTTAGATTGGATGGAGCTTAATGTAAATGTGTGGAAATATCGGGATCTTCCGGGAGTTATAACGCCATACTGGAGCTACTACGCCTATGCTCCATTAAAGTATCTGTATGAAGCTGGAAAATATGAGAGTAGACTCTACCTCACTGCTGAACCAGAGTGTCGAATGGCTGACGCCCTCTTTGAATTAAGTAATGGTAGGCTGATTAGCATCAATTTTTGGAGCCGGCAGAAGGGGGCGCTTAACTGGACATATTGCAGCTTCTCAGATGCAACCTACTATGATGTTAAGGTCTTCGTTAATGGAACTGACATTACAGATCTAGTCTCGAAGTACTGGTGGTGGGGGGGTCCTTCCATAGGGGCATGGACAGAAAGCATAAACTTCAGCCTTCCGGCAAAGGTGGAGGTTCTCCACAACTTCACCCGAATCCATACGCTCTCAAACAGCATAAGCGCAAAGCACACGTTCATAGTTGAAAACTGGGGTAACGGCTGGTATTACCATGTACCATTGCAGCTTGATTATGAGAGGGGAATCGAGGTTGTCGGCCTTGACGCAAATAACACGCTTACCGCTATAAAGCCTGTAATCGTTAAAGTCTATGCCCACTCATACTATGATCTTACTCACGCAGCACTAAAGTATAGGTTAGGCGACGCATGGTATAACTCAACCCTCCTATCCGGCTCCCTCATTGGCGGATACCACGAGCTCACATTTGCACTCGACCCAATGGTTAACAATACTTTCGTCGACCTCTCAATATACCTGAGAGATATTAAAGGCAATGAGATGGAGCAGAACATATCTAGGGCCTTCTATGTTGAAAAAATCTACCCATACGGAGTGGTTGAGATTAATGGTCTAGTAAGAACCCAAGAAGGATTATCTTGTCCAGGACTTAGAGTTGAACTGAGAGATTACTTGAATGGGACTCTGTATGCATGGAACTACACGGATGCAAGCGGTCGTTATAGGCTTACGCTAAGTGTTTCTGTCTATCTAGAGGTTTACCTAGATATACCTGAAGTTCCTGAAGGTTACTTTAATTATACCTCTGGATTTTTTGATATTTCTCCTTGGTGGGGGCGGTTCTATGAGCGGAATATAACATTAACACGTTTCTATCCAGGTACCTCAGTATTGCTAGTGGTTGATAATGATGGTTTATTCCACGTGGCGCCAGGCGTCAACTATTCAGCGATAATACAGGTTCTTGATGAACTTCAATTGCCTTATAGTGTCTGGTTAGAAAAGGATCAAGGTATGCCTCCACTTAGTTTATTAAGGGGTTCACGTAGCATCTTCTGGCACACTGGAACTTATTGGTACTGTGCGATTGAACCGAGGGACAGAATGCACCTGCTCGAGCTTCTCAATGATGGTTCCCTCTCTCTTATAGTTGAGGGAGAGGATGTTGGCTACGATTTTGGGAATGACTTCTTCCTAGAAAATGTTTTACACGCCAACTACCTTGTGGATGACTCTGGCGTATCAGGCTTACACGTCACAAATCCTTTGCATCCAATAGCGCAGGGCCTTCCAGACATATTTATATTTCCAACAAAGCCACCTTGGCTAGACGGGGTCTCACCCATATCCGGCGCGGTGGAAATCCTCCGCTACTTTGATACTGTTTCAGGGGAAGATACGCCATATTCAGCGCTCATAGCCTATGAATCAGATAGGATCAGAATTGCTTACGTAACATTCCCAATACACTGGCTGGATGAAATTGTGAAAACAAAGTTAATTAGAAATCTTGTGCTTTGGTCAAGTCAAGCTAGGACGCTAGCTGACTTTCCAGAACCCTATGTAGACCTCTCAAAGAAAATAATATTGTCAACTATTATAGTTGGGAATAGCGATCCTCATGGACCGTGTGGTGGTGCTCATACATTAGATACTGTGGGAGGGATGATGGTGGCAGTTCAATTAGGATACTCGGGAAACGCTGAGACGGGAAGATTCTATCTTGACACTGACATTGCTTGGTACAACTCTTCAGAAGCAAAAGTTTACTTCTGGCCTGTAGATATCGGAAATATCATTACAATAGGGGGTCCAGGAATAAACATGATTACTTGGAGATACTTTGCAAATCCATGGTATGCTCCTGCATATTATCAGTATGTAGATGGTGAGTGGGTTCTCATAACGCCAAACAATATTTACAATAGTAGTGAATGGGTAAGTCCTGGAAAAGACTTAGCTTTAGTGGAGAGTATATATGTTCCAGAAGAGGGAAGATACGTCCTTGTGGCATCCGGATTCGGTGGAGACGGGACTAGAGCGGCATCATTAATACTCCAACTCAGTGGAACAAGCAAAGAGATAATACCATTAGAGGGAACAGCCATGATTATACAATGGATAGACAGCAATAATAATGCGAAAGTAGATGCGGATGACACATGGAATCTCCTAGAGATCGTTCCATAA
- a CDS encoding glycosyltransferase family 39 protein encodes MPDLGWDALMYHLYIPASWIKEGSIHIPSATEYGNLKYWMYYPSNAELLYAFILLVSGDDAFVELSQFFHGIFVSLIIYAFLRRINVKHEISIFSLPITFAIPAVFLQSVTTYNDLILAAYLLCSFYFIYRLCEKPPKYWRIFTSISLGLLLGIKYTAAIYTIIIFLISLARRELRSRRLYYIFLGSLLFGGYWYLRNFILTGNPFYPYSLEIGPIIIFKGDIDTTEYLWLFEYKIQPVQWFLLPVTEEKYAHDYAGFGIFLLFSLPLYCKLLHDLKKTASLYKPITLFFFLVPFYTLLVWIIQPFKFTRFLLPALSIIANSPLIEFSLLQYNLKVHRVFRNGMLMLMLLALLINSSYLIFKVHPLEFETAINYLVNQYGIPDKYIIIEVCGYGEESKGWAWIGKNVQNSTIAYINTNLPYYLFGEKLTNKVIYVGSGLTAEDFIENLKEKAVKYVFMVKRESDKWPIEKEFIRLYVEKFKLLYNTSEVEIYFFIG; translated from the coding sequence ATGCCTGATTTAGGCTGGGATGCACTAATGTATCACTTGTATATTCCTGCTTCATGGATTAAGGAAGGTAGCATTCATATTCCATCAGCCACAGAGTACGGAAATTTAAAATATTGGATGTATTATCCTTCCAATGCTGAACTTTTGTACGCATTTATACTCCTAGTTTCTGGCGATGATGCTTTTGTTGAGTTATCTCAATTTTTTCACGGTATTTTCGTCTCCTTAATTATTTATGCTTTCTTAAGAAGAATCAATGTCAAACACGAGATCTCCATATTTTCTCTTCCAATAACATTTGCAATTCCTGCCGTATTTCTTCAATCAGTTACAACATATAACGATTTGATATTGGCGGCTTATCTACTTTGCTCATTTTACTTTATTTACAGATTATGCGAGAAGCCCCCGAAATATTGGAGAATTTTTACGAGCATCTCTCTCGGATTGTTATTAGGCATTAAATATACAGCTGCAATTTACACTATCATTATTTTTCTTATTTCCTTAGCTAGAAGAGAATTACGTTCAAGAAGGCTTTATTATATTTTTCTAGGGAGCTTGCTGTTTGGAGGTTACTGGTATCTTAGGAATTTTATATTAACTGGGAATCCTTTTTACCCTTATAGTCTCGAGATAGGCCCTATTATAATATTTAAGGGTGACATCGATACGACTGAATATCTGTGGTTATTTGAATATAAGATCCAACCCGTGCAATGGTTTTTGCTGCCCGTAACAGAGGAAAAATATGCTCATGATTATGCCGGGTTTGGCATCTTTTTACTATTTAGCCTTCCTCTTTATTGTAAACTTCTACATGACCTAAAGAAAACAGCTTCACTTTACAAACCAATTACATTATTTTTCTTTCTTGTGCCTTTTTATACATTGCTTGTCTGGATAATACAGCCTTTTAAGTTTACAAGGTTTCTTTTACCTGCACTCTCAATAATTGCTAATTCTCCATTAATCGAGTTCTCTCTTCTACAATATAATTTAAAAGTGCATAGAGTCTTCAGAAATGGAATGCTGATGTTAATGTTATTAGCATTATTAATTAATTCTTCATACCTAATTTTCAAGGTACATCCGCTTGAATTCGAAACCGCCATTAATTATTTAGTAAACCAATATGGTATCCCAGACAAATATATAATAATTGAAGTGTGCGGATATGGTGAGGAGAGTAAAGGCTGGGCTTGGATAGGAAAAAATGTACAAAATAGCACTATTGCTTATATAAATACTAATCTTCCGTACTATTTATTTGGTGAAAAATTAACAAATAAAGTTATATATGTAGGCTCTGGTCTTACCGCCGAAGACTTCATTGAAAATTTAAAAGAAAAGGCAGTTAAATATGTCTTTATGGTGAAACGTGAAAGCGATAAGTGGCCGATTGAAAAAGAATTTATTAGGTTATACGTGGAAAAATTTAAACTTCTCTATAATACGAGCGAAGTTGAAATTTACTTTTTCATTGGGTGA
- a CDS encoding glycosyltransferase family 2 protein encodes MSKVTLGICALIEKEGVKQLIRRSFKEGVDEVVLVTPNSQLAREVKKQYANYNVKIIIENNRKGKSAAINEIFRNSSGDVILMASADIKVKDGTITKLIKLITSEDNIGIVDSHVLLRNQKGKFFTSVVNSAWLLHNLTMIELNNKNRLGHVAGDLYIIKQGIIRKIPEYIINDDAFIAIVARLKGYKVLHEPTAICYILGPQNPYDYILQRSRVLYGHFQILRYFGRFPTTFQFTIVRKPLIAIDIARKAIRKIGIKRIFQFFIALFLETLSIFYLLVFFILMGKKPNMWKIVITTKKDFI; translated from the coding sequence ATGTCCAAAGTTACATTAGGAATATGCGCCTTAATTGAAAAAGAAGGAGTAAAACAGTTGATTAGAAGATCTTTTAAGGAGGGCGTTGATGAAGTGGTTCTAGTCACTCCTAATTCTCAACTTGCAAGAGAAGTAAAAAAACAATATGCCAATTATAATGTGAAGATCATTATTGAAAATAATCGAAAAGGGAAGTCCGCAGCTATTAATGAAATTTTCAGAAATTCTTCAGGCGATGTAATTTTAATGGCTTCTGCAGATATTAAAGTTAAAGATGGAACAATAACTAAGTTGATTAAACTAATAACTTCCGAAGATAATATAGGAATAGTGGATTCTCATGTTCTTCTTCGAAACCAAAAAGGCAAGTTCTTTACTTCAGTAGTTAATTCAGCATGGCTACTCCACAATCTGACGATGATTGAGCTAAATAACAAAAATAGGCTAGGCCACGTGGCTGGAGACTTATATATTATAAAACAAGGAATAATTCGTAAGATTCCGGAATATATAATAAATGATGATGCATTTATTGCCATAGTTGCTAGATTAAAGGGATATAAAGTGCTACATGAACCTACAGCTATATGTTATATTCTTGGCCCGCAGAATCCATATGACTATATATTGCAAAGGTCAAGAGTCCTTTACGGGCATTTTCAGATTCTCAGATATTTCGGGAGATTCCCAACAACTTTTCAGTTTACTATTGTTAGGAAGCCATTAATTGCCATAGATATAGCAAGAAAGGCTATTAGAAAGATTGGGATAAAAAGAATATTTCAATTTTTTATTGCCTTATTTCTTGAAACTTTATCAATATTTTATTTATTGGTATTTTTTATTCTTATGGGAAAAAAACCTAACATGTGGAAGATTGTGATCACTACGAAAAAGGATTTTATCTAG